A genomic region of Streptomyces sp. NBC_00247 contains the following coding sequences:
- a CDS encoding alpha/beta fold hydrolase produces MDRILSLDGTPIAHRRQGDGAPVVLVGGALSTAATEGPLAALLAHRFTVVTYDRRGRGRSGAGPGGPYVPDREIEDLAAVVGAADGPVAVFGMSSGGALALEAQAAGVPMEVLAVFEPPYTPGAEGLAYKARCTAELRERLTAGDRGGAVELFLARTGVPPETVARMRRAPLWAGLEALAHTLEYDDVLLGDGTPPLERFAAVTARTLVVSGGFSAGPVRETAMALAEAIPDARHRTLSGQTRELSPQVLAPVLSDFFARRGLVPQS; encoded by the coding sequence ATGGACAGGATTCTCTCGCTGGACGGCACCCCGATCGCCCACCGCAGACAGGGCGACGGGGCGCCGGTGGTGCTGGTCGGGGGCGCGCTGAGCACCGCCGCGACCGAGGGCCCGCTGGCCGCGCTGCTCGCGCACCGCTTCACCGTCGTGACGTACGACCGCCGGGGCCGGGGCCGTAGCGGTGCCGGACCGGGCGGTCCGTACGTGCCGGACCGGGAGATCGAGGATCTCGCGGCGGTCGTCGGCGCGGCGGACGGGCCGGTGGCGGTGTTCGGCATGTCGTCGGGCGGGGCGCTGGCGCTGGAGGCGCAGGCGGCGGGCGTGCCCATGGAGGTGCTGGCCGTCTTCGAGCCGCCCTACACCCCGGGCGCGGAGGGGCTCGCGTACAAGGCGCGGTGCACGGCGGAGCTTCGGGAGCGGCTGACGGCGGGGGACCGGGGCGGGGCGGTGGAGCTCTTCCTGGCGCGGACGGGCGTGCCGCCGGAGACCGTGGCGCGGATGCGCCGGGCGCCGCTGTGGGCGGGGCTGGAGGCGCTGGCCCACACGCTGGAGTACGACGACGTCCTGCTCGGGGACGGGACTCCCCCGCTGGAGCGGTTCGCGGCGGTGACCGCTCGCACGCTGGTCGTCAGCGGCGGATTCAGCGCGGGCCCGGTGCGGGAGACGGCGATGGCGCTGGCCGAGGCGATCCCCGACGCCCGGCACCGGACGCTCAGCGGCCAGACCAGGGAACTCTCCCCGCAGGTGCTCGCCCCGGTCCTTTCGGACTTCTTCGCCCGCCGGGGGCTCGTCCCCCAGTCCTGA
- the mnmA gene encoding tRNA 2-thiouridine(34) synthase MnmA: MTQTSQRPLRVLAAMSGGVDSAVAAARAAEAGHDVTGVHLALSANPQSFRTGARGCCTIEDSRDARRAADVIGIPFYVWDLAERFREDVVEDFVAEYEAGRTPNPCLRCNEKIKFAALLDKALALGFDAVCTGHYATVVLKEDGSRELHRASDMAKDQSYVLGVLDEKQLAHAMFPLGDTLTTKEEIRAEAEARGLAVAKKPDSHDICFIADGDTQGFLASRLGGKAEGDILDEAGAKLGTHDGAFGFTIGQRKGLRIGHPAPDGKPRYVLDISPVNNTVTVGPVEALDVTALTAIKPRWCGTAPTGPGTYTAQLRAHGGESEVTAELTDGTLHVSFAEPVRGIAPGQAVVLYDGTRVVGSATIATTVRRETAPAVS, from the coding sequence ATGACTCAGACTTCCCAGCGCCCCCTGCGCGTGCTCGCCGCCATGTCCGGCGGAGTCGACTCCGCCGTCGCCGCCGCGCGCGCCGCCGAGGCGGGGCACGACGTGACCGGTGTGCACCTCGCCCTCTCCGCGAACCCGCAGTCGTTCCGAACCGGAGCGCGCGGCTGTTGCACCATCGAGGACTCCCGGGACGCCCGCCGCGCGGCGGACGTCATCGGCATCCCGTTCTACGTCTGGGACCTGGCGGAACGCTTCCGCGAGGACGTCGTGGAGGACTTCGTCGCGGAGTACGAGGCCGGGCGCACGCCCAACCCCTGCCTGCGCTGCAACGAGAAGATCAAGTTCGCCGCGCTGCTCGACAAGGCGCTCGCCCTGGGCTTCGACGCCGTGTGCACCGGCCACTACGCCACCGTCGTGCTGAAGGAAGACGGCAGCCGCGAACTGCACCGCGCCTCCGACATGGCCAAGGACCAGAGCTACGTCCTCGGGGTGCTGGACGAGAAGCAGCTCGCCCACGCGATGTTCCCGCTCGGCGACACCCTCACCACCAAGGAAGAGATCCGCGCCGAGGCAGAGGCGCGCGGACTGGCCGTCGCCAAGAAGCCCGACAGCCACGACATCTGCTTCATCGCGGACGGCGACACCCAGGGCTTCCTGGCGAGCCGGCTCGGCGGCAAGGCGGAGGGCGACATCCTCGACGAGGCGGGCGCCAAGCTCGGCACCCACGACGGGGCTTTCGGGTTCACCATCGGCCAGCGCAAGGGTCTCCGCATCGGCCACCCCGCCCCGGACGGGAAGCCCCGCTACGTCCTGGACATCTCCCCGGTGAACAACACCGTCACGGTCGGCCCGGTGGAGGCCCTCGACGTCACGGCGCTCACCGCGATCAAGCCGCGCTGGTGCGGCACCGCCCCGACGGGCCCCGGCACGTACACCGCGCAGCTGCGCGCCCACGGAGGCGAGAGCGAGGTCACCGCCGAGCTGACCGACGGCACCCTGCACGTCTCCTTCGCCGAGCCGGTGCGCGGGATCGCCCCCGGCCAGGCGGTCGTGCTCTACGACGGCACCCGGGTCGTCGGGTCCGCCACCATCGCGACCACCGTCCGGCGCGAGACGGCCCCGGCCGTCTCCTGA
- a CDS encoding N-acetylmuramoyl-L-alanine amidase, which translates to MGTSGGSPSGPDGTADGVSRRTLLIGGSAMAAAVTAAALARDELKHAWWRLPGVEKPRTPGELDYAQARWTAASEANWRRADRPEDYRIDRVVVHVTQGSLASAVRVFQDPAHQAAAHYVVGKDGSVTQMIRELDVAYHAGNRAYNERSVGIEHEGFVDRPQDFTAAMYASSARLTASVCGRYAIPVDREHVIGHVEVPGTDHTDPGPHWDWDRYIELIRRAASGRAA; encoded by the coding sequence ATGGGAACCTCGGGAGGCAGCCCGTCCGGTCCGGACGGGACCGCGGACGGTGTGAGCCGGCGCACCCTGCTGATCGGCGGCTCGGCCATGGCGGCGGCGGTCACGGCGGCCGCTCTGGCGCGGGACGAGCTGAAACACGCCTGGTGGCGGCTGCCGGGCGTGGAGAAGCCGCGCACCCCCGGCGAGCTGGACTACGCCCAGGCCCGCTGGACGGCGGCCTCCGAGGCGAACTGGCGGCGCGCGGACCGCCCCGAGGACTACCGGATAGACCGGGTGGTCGTCCATGTCACGCAGGGCAGTCTGGCGAGTGCGGTGCGGGTCTTCCAGGACCCCGCGCACCAGGCGGCCGCACACTACGTCGTGGGCAAGGACGGGTCGGTGACGCAGATGATCCGGGAGCTGGACGTGGCGTACCACGCGGGCAACCGCGCGTACAACGAGCGGAGCGTCGGCATCGAGCACGAGGGGTTCGTGGACCGGCCGCAGGACTTCACCGCCGCGATGTACGCCTCCTCCGCGCGGCTGACGGCCTCGGTCTGCGGGCGGTACGCCATTCCCGTCGACCGGGAGCACGTCATCGGGCACGTGGAGGTGCCGGGTACGGACCACACCGACCCCGGGCCGCACTGGGACTGGGACCGGTACATCGAACTGATACGGCGGGCGGCCTCGGGACGCGCGGCCTGA
- a CDS encoding cysteine desulfurase family protein, with translation MAYLDHAATTPMLPEAIAAMTAQLAATGNASSLHAAGRRARRTVEESRETLADALGARPSEVVFTSGGTEADNLAVKGLYWARRDADPRRTRVLAGPVEHHAVLDAVDWLAEHEGATVEYLPVDHYGRVHPEALREAVLRDPDDVAMITVMWANNEIGTIMPVRELASVAAEFGIPMHADAVQAFGQLEVGFADSGLAAMTVSAHKIGGPFGIGALLLGRAHAPVPVLHGGGQERRVRSGTLDVPAVAAFAVAGEHAARHREEFARRVGGLRDDLVAAVLEAVPDAVLGGDPAPGGRLPANAHFSFPGCEGDSLLLLLDAQGIECSTGSACTAGIAQPSHVLLATGTDPDLARGTLRFSLGHTSTAEDVAAVARAIGPAVERARTAGLS, from the coding sequence ATGGCATATCTCGACCACGCCGCGACCACGCCGATGCTTCCGGAGGCGATCGCGGCGATGACCGCACAGCTCGCCGCGACCGGTAACGCGTCCTCCCTGCACGCAGCCGGGCGCCGGGCCCGTCGTACCGTCGAGGAGTCCAGAGAGACCCTCGCCGACGCCCTCGGCGCCCGCCCCAGCGAGGTGGTGTTCACCTCGGGCGGCACCGAGGCGGACAACCTCGCCGTGAAGGGCCTCTACTGGGCCCGCCGCGACGCCGACCCCCGGCGTACCCGGGTGCTGGCCGGTCCGGTCGAGCACCACGCGGTGCTGGACGCGGTCGACTGGCTCGCCGAACACGAGGGCGCGACCGTCGAGTACCTCCCCGTCGACCACTACGGCCGGGTGCACCCCGAGGCGCTGCGCGAGGCGGTCCTCCGGGACCCCGACGACGTGGCGATGATCACCGTCATGTGGGCCAACAACGAGATCGGCACCATCATGCCGGTCCGTGAACTCGCCTCCGTGGCAGCTGAGTTCGGTATCCCGATGCACGCCGACGCGGTGCAGGCGTTCGGGCAGCTGGAGGTCGGCTTCGCCGACTCCGGGCTCGCCGCGATGACGGTCAGCGCGCACAAGATCGGCGGGCCGTTCGGCATCGGTGCCCTGCTGCTGGGCCGCGCCCACGCCCCCGTACCCGTACTGCACGGAGGAGGCCAGGAGCGGCGCGTGCGTTCCGGCACCCTCGACGTGCCCGCCGTCGCCGCCTTCGCCGTCGCCGGTGAACACGCCGCCCGTCACCGCGAGGAGTTCGCCCGCCGCGTCGGAGGGCTCCGCGACGATCTGGTCGCGGCCGTGCTGGAGGCCGTCCCGGACGCGGTGCTCGGCGGCGATCCCGCCCCCGGCGGCCGGCTCCCGGCCAACGCCCACTTCAGCTTCCCCGGCTGCGAGGGCGACTCGCTCCTGCTGCTGCTGGACGCCCAGGGCATCGAATGCTCCACCGGTTCCGCCTGCACCGCCGGGATCGCCCAGCCCAGCCACGTCCTGCTGGCCACCGGCACCGATCCCGACCTGGCGCGCGGCACCCTGCGCTTCTCGCTCGGCCACACCTCCACCGCCGAGGACGTCGCCGCCGTGGCCCGCGCCATCGGCCCCGCCGTCGAACGCGCCCGCACCGCCGGACTCAGCTGA
- a CDS encoding DUF4190 domain-containing protein: protein MALFPLVAPALRPGRRAALGARPAVTGEAVGGARTRDADGLAVASFVLGLLGLLVFNLLFGPAAVVMALIALARSTERRGRALLGLALGVADLVVLAVVVTAHGVVAWGS, encoded by the coding sequence ATGGCCCTCTTCCCGCTCGTCGCCCCCGCCCTCCGCCCCGGCCGCCGGGCCGCCCTCGGGGCCCGGCCCGCCGTCACCGGGGAAGCCGTCGGCGGGGCGCGTACCCGTGACGCGGACGGGCTCGCCGTCGCCTCGTTCGTCCTCGGCCTGCTGGGCCTGCTCGTGTTCAACCTGCTGTTCGGTCCGGCCGCCGTCGTCATGGCGCTGATCGCGCTGGCCCGGTCCACCGAGCGGCGCGGGAGGGCCCTTCTGGGGCTGGCGCTGGGCGTCGCCGACCTCGTCGTCCTCGCCGTAGTGGTCACCGCTCACGGGGTGGTGGCCTGGGGCTCGTAG
- a CDS encoding TetR family transcriptional regulator, which yields MSHTTGTRQAQKLRTRQCLLDAALQLLEHQSLSGLGLREVTRAAGVTPTAFYRHFEDTAALGVALVDQTLGSLHGLIGEILAGTWISEERLERSVAAITGHVAARPAHFRFIARERHGGVAEVRAAIAEQLALFVTEVADALAGEAESTGWCREDLLMLGGLHVDHMVITASALLDAAPGTEEEVVRLARRRLRLITLGRRHWLDDEGRTPLVDGG from the coding sequence ATGAGTCACACCACCGGGACCCGTCAGGCCCAGAAGCTGAGGACACGTCAGTGCCTGCTGGACGCCGCCCTCCAGCTCCTGGAGCACCAGAGCCTGAGCGGCCTCGGCCTGCGCGAGGTGACGCGGGCGGCCGGGGTGACCCCCACCGCCTTCTACCGTCACTTCGAGGACACGGCCGCCCTCGGCGTGGCACTGGTGGACCAGACGCTCGGCAGCCTGCACGGCCTGATCGGCGAGATCCTCGCCGGGACGTGGATCAGCGAGGAGCGGCTGGAGCGGAGCGTCGCGGCCATCACGGGCCATGTGGCGGCGCGACCCGCGCACTTCCGCTTCATCGCCCGGGAGCGGCACGGCGGGGTGGCCGAGGTCCGCGCGGCGATAGCGGAGCAACTCGCCCTGTTCGTGACGGAGGTGGCCGACGCGCTGGCCGGGGAGGCGGAGTCGACGGGCTGGTGCCGGGAGGACCTGCTGATGCTGGGCGGGCTGCACGTCGATCACATGGTGATCACCGCCTCCGCGCTCCTGGACGCGGCTCCCGGCACCGAGGAGGAGGTCGTGCGGCTGGCGCGGCGCCGCCTGCGCCTGATCACCCTGGGGCGCCGCCACTGGCTGGACGACGAAGGCCGGACGCCCCTTGTGGACGGCGGCTGA
- a CDS encoding MFS transporter produces MSHTDGTSLGTITTKVPARLDRLPWSRWHWMIVIGLGTVWILDGLEVTVVGNIASRLSEDGSGLPITDAQVTGLAAALYVAGACSGALFFGWLTDRFGRKKLFLITLAVYLLATALTALSFSVWWFFLFRFFTGFGIGGEYAAINSAIDELIPSKYRGRVDLIINGSYWLGAMGGALLSVLALNTDIFPKDIGWRLTFALGVVLGLVILLVRRHVPESPRWMFIHGQSEGANRIVDEAEAEVEKEKGRPLPEAETAITIEQRRSIGFVEIARTLFRDYPKRATLGFSLFIGQAFLYNAITFGFGSILVKFFDVSSGTTGYFFAVIAFGNFLGPLLLGRLFDTWGRRPMIAGTYILSGALLFGTAGLFGAGVLTAATMTLCWCVVLFFASAGASSAYLTVSEIFPMETRAMAIAFFYAIGTAAGGISGPLIFSGLTASGVVGDAVIAFCIGAALMVAAGLVAVFFAVPAERKSLEDIATPLSAREGEQS; encoded by the coding sequence ATGAGTCACACCGACGGAACGAGTCTCGGGACCATCACCACCAAGGTCCCCGCCCGCCTGGACCGACTGCCCTGGTCCCGATGGCACTGGATGATCGTGATCGGCCTCGGGACGGTCTGGATCCTGGACGGTCTGGAAGTGACCGTCGTCGGGAACATTGCCAGCCGGCTGTCCGAGGACGGCAGCGGACTGCCGATCACCGACGCCCAGGTCACCGGCCTCGCGGCGGCCCTCTACGTCGCCGGAGCCTGCTCGGGCGCCCTCTTCTTCGGCTGGCTCACCGACCGCTTCGGCCGCAAGAAGCTGTTCCTGATCACCCTCGCGGTCTATCTCCTGGCCACTGCGCTGACGGCGCTCTCGTTCTCGGTCTGGTGGTTCTTCCTCTTCCGCTTCTTCACCGGCTTCGGCATCGGCGGCGAGTACGCGGCCATCAACTCCGCCATCGACGAACTGATCCCGAGCAAGTACCGGGGCCGCGTCGACCTGATCATCAACGGCAGTTACTGGCTGGGCGCGATGGGCGGCGCGCTGCTCTCCGTCCTCGCGCTCAACACCGACATCTTCCCGAAGGACATCGGCTGGCGGCTCACCTTCGCCCTCGGAGTGGTCCTCGGTCTGGTCATCCTGCTCGTCCGCCGGCACGTGCCCGAGAGCCCTCGGTGGATGTTCATCCACGGCCAGTCGGAAGGGGCGAATCGGATCGTCGACGAGGCGGAGGCGGAGGTCGAGAAGGAGAAGGGCCGGCCCCTGCCCGAGGCGGAGACCGCGATCACCATCGAACAGCGGCGCAGCATCGGCTTCGTGGAGATCGCCCGTACCCTCTTCCGCGACTACCCGAAGCGGGCGACGCTCGGTTTCTCGCTCTTCATCGGCCAGGCGTTCCTGTACAACGCCATCACCTTCGGGTTCGGCTCGATCCTGGTGAAGTTCTTCGACGTCTCCAGCGGGACGACCGGGTACTTCTTCGCCGTCATCGCCTTCGGCAACTTCCTCGGCCCGCTGCTGCTCGGCCGGCTCTTCGACACCTGGGGCCGCCGCCCCATGATCGCGGGCACCTACATCCTCTCCGGCGCCCTGCTCTTCGGTACCGCGGGACTGTTCGGCGCCGGGGTGCTCACCGCCGCCACCATGACCCTCTGCTGGTGCGTGGTGCTGTTCTTCGCCTCGGCCGGGGCGAGTTCGGCCTACCTGACGGTCAGCGAGATCTTCCCGATGGAGACCCGGGCGATGGCGATCGCCTTCTTCTACGCCATCGGTACGGCGGCCGGCGGCATCTCCGGACCGCTGATCTTCTCCGGGCTCACCGCGAGCGGCGTCGTGGGCGACGCGGTCATCGCGTTCTGCATCGGAGCCGCGCTGATGGTGGCCGCCGGGCTGGTCGCGGTCTTCTTCGCGGTTCCCGCCGAGCGGAAGTCGCTGGAGGACATCGCCACCCCGCTCTCCGCGCGCGAGGGGGAGCAGTCGTAG
- a CDS encoding acyl-CoA thioesterase domain-containing protein translates to MAQAAAHPAPTGQTTPGPAPLARAAVGDSEFDRDTAVVRRDEGVYDAELSAGWTIIHAVNGGYLLALMGRALGDALPHPDPFSVTAHYLTASVPGPAVIRTEVVRAGRTLSTGQATLYQYAEDGSEVARIRVLATYGDLDALTGEVRTTALPPAIPPYDQCLGAESGSDVIPGSSAITERLDIRLDPATVGWALGKPSGKGEMRGWFGLADGRDPDPLSVLLTVDALPPTSFELGLKGWTPTVELTVHVRCRPAPGPLRVAITTRNLAGGLLEEDAEVWDSADRLVAQSRQLARAPRD, encoded by the coding sequence ATGGCACAGGCAGCAGCGCACCCGGCACCGACCGGGCAGACGACCCCGGGACCCGCGCCCCTCGCGCGGGCGGCCGTCGGGGACAGCGAGTTCGACCGGGACACCGCGGTCGTCCGTCGCGACGAAGGCGTCTACGACGCGGAGCTCTCCGCCGGGTGGACCATCATCCACGCGGTCAACGGCGGCTACCTGCTGGCCCTGATGGGCCGCGCGCTGGGCGACGCGCTGCCGCACCCCGACCCCTTCTCGGTCACCGCGCACTACCTCACCGCCTCCGTACCCGGCCCCGCCGTCATCCGTACCGAGGTCGTCCGCGCCGGGCGCACCCTTTCCACCGGCCAGGCGACCCTCTACCAGTACGCCGAGGACGGCAGCGAGGTCGCCCGCATCCGGGTGCTCGCCACCTACGGCGACCTCGACGCCCTGACCGGCGAGGTCCGCACCACCGCGCTCCCGCCCGCCATCCCGCCGTACGACCAGTGCCTGGGGGCCGAGTCGGGCAGCGACGTGATCCCCGGCAGCTCCGCCATCACCGAGCGGCTCGACATCCGGCTCGACCCCGCGACGGTCGGCTGGGCGCTGGGCAAGCCGTCCGGCAAGGGAGAGATGCGCGGCTGGTTCGGTCTGGCGGACGGCCGCGACCCGGACCCGCTCTCGGTGCTGCTCACCGTCGACGCGCTGCCGCCGACCTCGTTCGAGCTCGGCCTCAAGGGGTGGACCCCCACCGTCGAACTCACCGTCCACGTCCGCTGCCGCCCGGCCCCCGGCCCGCTGCGCGTCGCCATCACCACACGCAACCTCGCGGGCGGCCTTCTGGAGGAGGACGCCGAGGTCTGGGACAGCGCGGACCGGCTCGTCGCCCAGTCCCGCCAGCTCGCCCGGGCACCCCGGGACTGA
- a CDS encoding trimeric intracellular cation channel family protein, translating to MLTELFTPSVQHALDVVGIFFFAISGALLAVRKNFDVFGIAVLAEVTALGGGIFRDLIIGAVPPAAFVDLGYFLTPLIAAALVFFLHPHVERIQVGVNVFDAAGLGLFAVSGTTKAYDYGLGLTSSVALGLATAVGGGVLRDVLANEVPSLLRWDRDLYAVPALVGASMVALCIQFDALNGLTTALAVVTGFVLRLLAMRFHWRAPRAYNRRSASGEEGAAAT from the coding sequence GTGCTCACCGAACTGTTCACTCCCTCCGTCCAGCACGCGCTCGATGTCGTCGGGATCTTCTTCTTCGCGATCTCCGGCGCTCTGCTCGCCGTACGCAAGAACTTCGACGTCTTCGGCATCGCGGTTCTCGCCGAGGTGACCGCGCTGGGTGGAGGGATTTTCCGTGACCTGATCATCGGAGCGGTGCCGCCGGCCGCCTTCGTCGACCTCGGCTACTTCCTCACCCCGCTGATCGCGGCCGCCCTGGTCTTCTTCCTGCACCCGCACGTCGAGCGCATCCAGGTCGGCGTCAACGTCTTCGACGCGGCGGGGCTCGGCCTCTTCGCCGTGAGCGGCACGACCAAGGCGTACGACTACGGGCTCGGGCTGACCTCCTCCGTCGCGCTCGGCCTCGCCACGGCGGTCGGCGGAGGGGTGTTGCGGGACGTGCTGGCCAACGAGGTGCCCTCGCTGCTGCGCTGGGACCGGGACCTGTACGCGGTGCCCGCGCTCGTCGGCGCCTCCATGGTCGCGCTCTGCATCCAGTTCGACGCCCTGAACGGCTTGACCACGGCCCTCGCGGTCGTCACGGGGTTCGTCCTGCGGCTGCTGGCGATGCGGTTCCACTGGCGGGCGCCGCGCGCGTACAACCGCCGTTCGGCGAGCGGCGAGGAGGGGGCGGCGGCCACCTGA
- a CDS encoding ABC transporter ATP-binding protein codes for MSETTKTDTAGAGIPRQAKAAGDREVLLKVEGLVKHFPIKKGILQRQVAAVKAVDGLDFEVRKGETLGVVGESGCGKSTMGRVITKLIEPTGGRIEFEGRDITDLGTSGMRPLRRDIQMIFQDPYGSLNPRHTVGSIVSAPFKLQGVTPDGGVKKKVQELLQLVGLSPEHYNRYPHEFSGGQRQRIGIARALALNPKLVVADEPVSALDVSIQAQVVNLLDDLQKELGLTYVIIAHDLSVVRHVSDRIAVMYLGKIVELADRESLYKAPMHPYTKALLSAVPIPDPRRRGAKSERILLTGDVPSPISPPSGCRFHTRCWKATEVCRTQEPPLIALRTGHQVACHHPENAPDQAPGEEVLPLAREAIVAATPKSAAPAAAAPEAAAAPEAAAEPEPSGASAGAEASEVPGATAPRATGATDDTEDGPKG; via the coding sequence GTGAGCGAGACGACGAAGACGGACACGGCCGGGGCCGGCATCCCGCGGCAGGCGAAGGCGGCCGGGGACCGGGAGGTGCTGCTCAAGGTCGAGGGCCTGGTCAAGCACTTCCCGATCAAGAAGGGCATCCTGCAGCGGCAGGTGGCCGCGGTGAAGGCGGTCGACGGTCTCGACTTCGAGGTCCGCAAGGGGGAGACCCTGGGCGTCGTCGGCGAGTCCGGCTGCGGCAAGTCGACCATGGGCCGGGTCATCACCAAGCTGATCGAACCGACCGGCGGAAGGATCGAGTTCGAGGGCCGTGACATCACGGACCTGGGGACCAGCGGGATGCGGCCGTTGCGCCGCGACATCCAGATGATCTTCCAGGACCCGTACGGCTCCCTCAACCCCCGCCACACCGTCGGCTCCATCGTCTCGGCGCCGTTCAAGCTCCAGGGCGTGACCCCCGACGGCGGGGTGAAGAAGAAGGTCCAGGAACTCCTGCAGTTGGTGGGACTGAGCCCCGAGCACTACAACCGCTACCCGCACGAGTTCTCCGGCGGGCAGCGCCAGCGCATCGGCATCGCCCGAGCGCTCGCCCTCAACCCGAAGCTGGTCGTCGCCGACGAACCCGTCTCCGCACTGGACGTCTCCATCCAGGCGCAGGTGGTGAACCTGCTCGACGACCTCCAGAAGGAGCTGGGCCTCACCTATGTGATCATCGCGCACGACCTGTCGGTGGTCCGGCACGTCTCGGACCGGATCGCGGTGATGTACCTCGGGAAGATCGTGGAGCTCGCCGACCGCGAGTCGCTCTACAAGGCGCCGATGCACCCGTACACCAAGGCGCTGCTCTCCGCCGTGCCGATCCCGGACCCCCGGCGCCGGGGTGCCAAGAGCGAGCGCATCCTGCTCACCGGTGACGTCCCCTCGCCGATCTCGCCGCCCAGCGGCTGCCGCTTCCACACCCGGTGCTGGAAGGCGACGGAGGTCTGCCGTACGCAGGAACCGCCGCTGATCGCGCTGCGGACCGGGCACCAAGTGGCCTGCCACCACCCGGAGAACGCACCGGACCAGGCCCCGGGCGAGGAGGTTCTGCCCCTGGCGCGCGAGGCGATCGTGGCCGCCACGCCGAAGTCCGCCGCGCCGGCAGCCGCCGCGCCCGAGGCAGCCGCCGCGCCGGAGGCAGCCGCCGAGCCGGAGCCCTCCGGGGCGTCGGCCGGGGCCGAGGCTTCCGAGGTGCCCGGGGCCACCGCTCCGCGGGCCACCGGGGCCACCGATGACACGGAGGACGGCCCGAAGGGTTAG